Proteins from a genomic interval of Stenotrophomonas sp. WZN-1:
- a CDS encoding MBL fold metallo-hydrolase, which produces MTADPSIHTIDTGFQRPDFDAAYLIVENGRAAFVDCGTGLSVPAMLQSLADAGLGVEAVDWLLLTHVHLDHAGGAGLLMQQLPNAKAVLHPRGAPHMIDPTRLIAGATAVYGAEEIARSYGRIEPIPEQRVVVAEDGHRIDLVGRELVLLHTPGHALHHYCVWDARSRSWFTGDTFGISYRELDSAQGAFIFPTSSPVQFDPEAMKASIRRMLDYAPQAMYLTHYGRVQQVEKLASDLFEQIDAMAAIGRQCDGRPDRHRCLLAALQALYLERAQQHGCALDQAAVTDVLAMDIELNAQGLACWLDRIRQ; this is translated from the coding sequence ATGACCGCCGACCCCAGCATCCACACCATCGATACCGGCTTCCAGCGCCCGGATTTCGACGCGGCCTACCTGATCGTTGAAAACGGCCGCGCCGCGTTCGTCGACTGCGGCACCGGCCTGTCGGTGCCGGCGATGCTGCAGTCACTGGCCGACGCCGGCCTGGGCGTGGAGGCGGTGGACTGGCTGCTGCTCACCCACGTGCATCTGGATCATGCGGGCGGTGCAGGCCTGCTGATGCAGCAGTTGCCGAATGCGAAGGCGGTGCTGCATCCGCGCGGTGCGCCGCACATGATCGACCCGACCCGGCTGATCGCCGGTGCGACGGCGGTGTATGGCGCCGAAGAGATCGCGCGCAGCTATGGCCGCATCGAACCGATTCCCGAACAGCGTGTGGTGGTGGCCGAAGACGGCCACCGCATCGATCTGGTCGGTCGCGAGCTGGTGCTGCTGCACACGCCGGGCCATGCGCTGCACCACTACTGCGTGTGGGATGCGCGTAGCCGCAGCTGGTTCACCGGCGATACGTTCGGCATCTCCTACCGCGAGCTGGACAGCGCGCAGGGCGCTTTCATCTTCCCGACCTCATCGCCGGTGCAGTTCGATCCGGAGGCGATGAAGGCCTCGATCCGGCGCATGCTCGATTACGCGCCACAGGCGATGTACCTGACCCACTATGGGCGCGTGCAACAGGTGGAGAAGCTGGCCAGCGACCTGTTCGAGCAGATCGATGCGATGGCCGCCATCGGCCGCCAGTGCGATGGCCGACCGGACCGCCACCGCTGCCTGCTGGCCGCGCTGCAGGCGCTGTACCTGGAACGCGCGCAGCAGCACGGCTGTGCACTGGACCAGGCGGCGGTGACCGATGTGCTGGCGATGGACATCG